In Burkholderia savannae, one genomic interval encodes:
- the aruF gene encoding arginine/ornithine succinyltransferase subunit alpha, with product MLFVRPGRLADLDALAQMARTAQPVLHSLPHDRAALEARVALSEDSFRAEVDFPGEEFYLFVLEDSATGKLLGTASIVAAAGYSEPFYAFRNDALIHASRELHVNRKIHALTMSHELTGKSRLAGFYVDPSLRGDAAAHLISRARMMYIAANRSRFTPEVFSLLLGVTDETGASPFWEAVGRKFFGRDFAAVEIESGGRSRTFIAEVMPTYPLYVPLLPEAAQRVLGEPNEHALLAYDIHLEEGFEPDRYVDIFDAGPVLTAQVDRTACVTKHAERTVREAARAQGDTTYLLSSGRGDAFRCVLADLPADSADAPLPADARAALGVADGDTVRCVPLHQRDGQPSDQPGDAA from the coding sequence ATGCTCTTCGTACGCCCCGGCAGACTCGCCGATCTCGACGCGCTCGCGCAGATGGCGCGCACCGCGCAACCCGTGCTGCACTCGCTGCCGCACGACCGCGCGGCGCTCGAAGCGCGCGTCGCGCTTTCCGAGGACTCGTTTCGCGCGGAAGTCGACTTCCCCGGCGAGGAGTTCTATCTGTTCGTGCTCGAGGACAGCGCGACGGGCAAGCTGCTCGGCACCGCGAGCATCGTCGCCGCGGCCGGCTATTCGGAGCCGTTCTACGCGTTCCGCAACGACGCGCTGATCCACGCGTCGCGCGAGCTGCACGTGAACCGCAAGATCCATGCGCTCACGATGTCGCACGAATTGACGGGCAAGAGCCGGCTCGCCGGCTTCTACGTCGATCCGTCGCTGCGCGGCGACGCCGCCGCGCATCTGATCTCGCGCGCACGGATGATGTACATCGCCGCGAACCGCAGCCGCTTCACGCCCGAGGTGTTCTCGCTGTTGCTCGGCGTCACCGACGAGACGGGCGCGTCGCCGTTCTGGGAGGCGGTCGGCCGCAAGTTCTTCGGGCGCGACTTCGCCGCGGTCGAGATCGAGTCGGGCGGCCGCAGCCGCACGTTCATCGCCGAAGTGATGCCGACCTATCCGCTTTACGTGCCGCTGCTGCCCGAGGCCGCGCAGCGCGTGCTCGGCGAGCCGAACGAGCACGCGCTCCTCGCGTACGACATCCACCTCGAGGAGGGCTTCGAGCCGGACCGCTACGTCGACATCTTCGACGCCGGCCCCGTGCTGACCGCGCAGGTCGACCGCACCGCGTGCGTGACGAAGCACGCCGAGCGCACGGTGCGCGAGGCGGCGCGCGCGCAGGGCGACACCACGTATCTGCTCTCGAGCGGGCGCGGCGACGCGTTTCGCTGCGTGCTCGCCGATCTGCCCGCCGACAGCGCCGACGCGCCGCTGCCCGCCGACGCGCGCGCGGCGCTCGGCGTCGCCGACGGCGACACGGTGCGCTGCGTGCCGCTGCATCAGCGCGACGGCCAACCGTCGGACCAACCAGGAGACGCAGCATGA
- the astA gene encoding arginine N-succinyltransferase: MIVVRVVQTGDVDALVSLAQETGPGLTTFKPDRDALAARIERTRRTLENCATPAEAGYFFVMEDSQSGDIAGVCGIETEVGLAQPFYNYRVSTVVHASQDLGVWTKMSLLNISHDLTGYAEVCSLFLSPRYRTGGVGGLLSRSRFMFIAQFRERFPERICAELRGHFDDDGTSPFWRAVGSHFYQIDFNAADYLSSHGRKSFLAELMPRFPVYVDLLPRDAQDVIGLTHRDTLPARKMLEAEGLRYQNHVDIFDAGPVLECHVSDLRTVRESVVVPVAIGASAGRDRRDGGDGRDEAPRSLVSNTSLTDFRVGVAPGLVEDGAFMLSADDAAALRVSAGDLVRVLPLKPKQR; encoded by the coding sequence ATGATCGTCGTTCGGGTCGTACAAACGGGCGACGTGGATGCGCTCGTCTCGCTCGCGCAGGAAACCGGACCGGGGCTCACCACGTTCAAGCCGGACCGCGACGCGCTCGCCGCGCGAATCGAGCGCACGCGCCGCACGCTCGAGAATTGCGCGACGCCCGCCGAGGCCGGCTATTTCTTCGTGATGGAAGATTCGCAGTCGGGCGACATCGCCGGCGTGTGCGGAATCGAAACCGAAGTCGGCCTCGCGCAGCCGTTCTACAACTATCGCGTGAGCACGGTCGTCCACGCGAGCCAGGATCTCGGCGTGTGGACGAAGATGTCGCTGCTGAACATCTCGCACGACCTGACGGGCTACGCGGAAGTGTGCTCGCTGTTCCTGAGCCCGCGCTACCGGACGGGCGGCGTAGGCGGCCTGCTGTCGCGCTCGCGCTTCATGTTCATCGCGCAGTTCCGCGAACGCTTTCCGGAGCGCATCTGCGCGGAGCTGCGCGGGCACTTCGACGACGACGGCACGTCGCCGTTCTGGCGCGCGGTCGGATCGCACTTCTATCAGATCGATTTCAACGCCGCCGATTATCTGAGCTCGCACGGCCGCAAGTCGTTCCTCGCGGAACTGATGCCGCGCTTTCCAGTCTACGTCGACCTGCTGCCGCGGGACGCGCAGGACGTGATCGGGCTCACGCATCGCGACACGCTGCCCGCGCGCAAGATGCTCGAAGCGGAAGGGCTGCGCTATCAGAACCACGTCGACATCTTCGATGCGGGCCCCGTGCTCGAATGCCACGTCTCGGATCTGCGCACGGTGCGCGAGAGCGTCGTCGTGCCGGTCGCGATCGGCGCGAGCGCCGGGCGCGACCGGCGTGATGGGGGCGACGGACGCGACGAAGCACCGCGCTCGCTCGTGTCGAACACGTCGCTCACCGATTTTCGCGTCGGCGTCGCGCCGGGACTCGTCGAGGACGGCGCGTTCATGCTGTCGGCCGACGATGCCGCCGCGCTGCGCGTGAGCGCGGGCGATCTCGTGCGCGTATTGCCGCTCAAACCCAAACAGAGATAA
- the astD gene encoding succinylglutamate-semialdehyde dehydrogenase: protein MTELFIDGAWVDGAGAVFASRNPGTNERVWEGASASAHDVDRAVASARRAFASWSALDLDARCAIVKRFAALLVERKEALATMIGRETGKPLWEARTEVASMAAKVDISIAAYHERTGERRTPMGDGVAVLRHRPHGVVAVFGPYNFPGHLPNGHIVPALIAGNAVVFKPSELAPGVARATVEIWHDAGLPAGVLNLVQGKKDTGVALANHRQIDGLFFTGSSDTGTVLHRQFGGRPEIVLALEMGGNNPLVVADVEDIDAAVHHAIQSAFLSAGQRCTCARRILVPHGAFGDRFLARFADVTSKITADVYDADPQPFMGAVISARAASRLVAAQARLVELGAAPIVEMKQRDSALGFVNASILDVTNVRELPDEEHFGPLAQIIRYTDLDDAIARANDTAFGLSAGLLADDEKAWDTFRRAIRAGIVNWNRPTNGASSAAPFGGAGRSGNHRPSAYYAADYCAYPMASVESAQLQMPASLSPGLHF from the coding sequence ATGACTGAACTCTTCATCGACGGCGCCTGGGTCGACGGCGCGGGAGCCGTCTTCGCGTCGCGCAACCCCGGCACGAACGAGCGCGTGTGGGAAGGCGCGAGCGCGTCGGCGCACGACGTCGACCGCGCGGTCGCGAGCGCGCGGCGCGCATTCGCTTCGTGGTCGGCGCTCGATCTCGACGCGCGTTGCGCGATCGTCAAGCGCTTCGCCGCGCTTCTCGTCGAGCGCAAGGAAGCGCTCGCGACGATGATCGGCCGCGAGACCGGCAAGCCGCTGTGGGAGGCGCGCACCGAGGTCGCGTCGATGGCCGCGAAGGTCGACATCTCGATCGCCGCGTACCACGAGCGCACGGGCGAAAGGCGCACGCCGATGGGCGACGGCGTCGCGGTGCTGCGGCATCGTCCGCACGGGGTCGTCGCGGTGTTCGGTCCATACAACTTCCCCGGCCACTTGCCGAACGGGCATATCGTGCCGGCGCTCATCGCGGGCAATGCCGTCGTGTTCAAGCCGTCTGAGCTCGCGCCCGGCGTCGCGCGCGCCACCGTCGAGATCTGGCACGACGCGGGGCTGCCCGCCGGCGTGCTCAATCTCGTGCAGGGCAAGAAGGACACGGGCGTCGCGCTCGCGAACCATCGGCAGATCGATGGGCTCTTCTTCACCGGCAGCTCCGACACGGGCACGGTGCTGCACCGGCAGTTCGGCGGCCGGCCGGAGATCGTGCTCGCGCTCGAGATGGGCGGCAACAATCCGCTCGTCGTCGCCGACGTCGAGGATATCGACGCGGCGGTGCATCACGCGATCCAGTCGGCGTTCCTGTCGGCGGGGCAGCGCTGCACGTGCGCGCGCCGGATTCTCGTGCCGCACGGCGCGTTCGGCGATCGCTTCCTCGCGCGCTTCGCGGACGTCACGTCGAAGATCACGGCCGACGTCTACGACGCCGATCCGCAGCCGTTCATGGGCGCGGTGATCTCGGCGCGCGCGGCGTCGCGTCTCGTCGCCGCGCAGGCGAGGCTCGTCGAGCTGGGCGCTGCGCCCATCGTCGAGATGAAGCAGCGCGATTCCGCGCTCGGCTTCGTCAACGCGTCGATTCTCGACGTGACGAACGTGCGCGAGCTGCCCGACGAAGAGCATTTCGGCCCGCTCGCGCAGATCATTCGCTATACGGATCTCGACGACGCGATAGCGCGCGCGAACGACACCGCGTTCGGCCTGTCGGCGGGCCTGCTCGCCGACGACGAAAAAGCCTGGGACACGTTCCGCCGCGCGATCCGCGCCGGCATCGTGAACTGGAACCGGCCGACCAACGGCGCGTCGTCGGCGGCGCCGTTCGGCGGCGCGGGCCGCTCCGGCAACCATCGCCCGAGCGCGTACTACGCGGCCGATTACTGCGCGTATCCGATGGCGTCGGTCGAGAGCGCGCAATTGCAGATGCCCGCGAGCCTCTCGCCGGGCCTTCATTTCTGA
- the astB gene encoding N-succinylarginine dihydrolase has translation MNAKEANFDGLVGPTHNYAGLSFGNVASLSNEKSDANPKAAAKQGLRKMKQLAELGFAQGVLPPQERPSLRLLRELGFSGKDADVIAKAAKQAPEMLAAASSASAMWTANAATVSPSADTSDGRVHFTPANLCSKLHRAIEHESTRRTLAAIFADEARFAVHDALPGTPALGDEGAANHTRFCAEYGAPGVEFFVYGRAEFRRGPEPTRFPARQTFEASRAVAHRHGLREEATIYAQQSPDVIDAGVFHNDVIAVGNRDTLFCHERAFVDRQAVYDALTASLGALGAQLNVIEVPDRAVSVADAVGSYLFNSQLLTRDDGRQLLVVPQECRENANVSAYLDALVAGNGPIRDVRVFDLRESMKNGGGPACLRLRVVLTDAERAAVKSNVWINDALFASLDAWIDKHYRDRLSPVDLADPALLDESRTALDALTQILGLGSLYDFQR, from the coding sequence ATGAACGCTAAAGAAGCCAATTTCGACGGGCTCGTCGGCCCGACCCATAACTATGCGGGGCTGTCGTTCGGCAACGTCGCGTCGCTGTCGAACGAGAAATCCGACGCGAACCCGAAGGCGGCCGCGAAGCAGGGGCTGCGCAAGATGAAGCAGCTCGCCGAGCTCGGCTTCGCGCAGGGCGTGCTGCCGCCGCAGGAGCGGCCGTCGCTGCGCCTCTTGCGCGAGCTCGGCTTCTCCGGCAAGGACGCCGACGTGATCGCGAAGGCCGCGAAGCAGGCGCCCGAGATGCTCGCCGCCGCGAGCTCGGCGTCCGCGATGTGGACCGCGAACGCGGCGACGGTGAGCCCGTCCGCCGACACGAGCGACGGCCGAGTGCACTTCACGCCGGCGAATCTGTGCAGCAAGCTGCATCGCGCGATCGAGCACGAATCGACGCGTCGCACGCTCGCCGCGATCTTCGCGGACGAAGCGCGCTTCGCGGTGCACGACGCGCTGCCCGGCACGCCCGCGCTCGGCGACGAGGGCGCGGCGAATCACACGCGCTTTTGCGCGGAATACGGCGCGCCCGGCGTCGAATTCTTCGTGTACGGCCGCGCCGAATTCCGCCGCGGGCCGGAGCCGACGCGCTTTCCCGCGCGCCAGACGTTCGAGGCGAGCCGCGCGGTCGCGCATCGCCACGGCCTGCGCGAGGAGGCGACGATCTACGCGCAGCAGAGCCCGGACGTGATCGACGCGGGCGTGTTCCACAACGACGTGATCGCGGTCGGCAATCGCGACACGCTGTTCTGCCACGAGCGCGCGTTCGTCGACAGGCAGGCGGTGTACGACGCGCTCACCGCATCGCTCGGCGCGCTCGGCGCGCAGCTGAACGTGATCGAGGTGCCGGATCGCGCGGTGAGCGTCGCCGACGCGGTCGGCTCGTACCTGTTCAACAGCCAGCTGCTGACGCGCGACGACGGCCGGCAGTTGCTCGTCGTGCCGCAGGAATGCCGCGAGAACGCGAACGTGTCCGCGTATCTCGACGCGCTCGTCGCCGGTAACGGGCCGATTCGCGACGTGCGCGTGTTCGATCTGCGCGAGAGCATGAAGAACGGCGGCGGGCCCGCGTGCCTGCGGCTGCGCGTCGTGCTGACCGATGCGGAGCGCGCGGCGGTGAAGTCGAACGTGTGGATCAACGACGCGCTGTTCGCGTCGCTCGACGCGTGGATCGACAAGCACTACCGCGACCGGCTGTCGCCCGTCGATCTCGCCGATCCCGCGCTGCTCGACGAATCGCGCACCGCGCTCGATGCGCTGACGCAGATCCTCGGCCTCGGCTCGCTCTATGACTTCCAGCGCTGA
- the astE gene encoding succinylglutamate desuccinylase — protein sequence MTSSADRGGDAAWLDDFLALTLAGEKPRAEAGECAARAAVRWRWLGDGLLQLEPADAALARQSVFVSAGVHGDETAPIELLSMLVRDLARGALPLRCRLLVALGNPGAMRAGERYLDDDLNRLFGARHAQLAASREAPRAAQLEAATSAFFATAGRARGARWHIDMHTAIRASVFEQFALLPHTGEPPTRTMFEWLGEAGIAAVLLHTAKGSTFSHFTAATCGALACTLELGKVMPFGANDLARFALADAAVRGLVSGRRDAPRGPLPRVFTVVDQITKQSDALELLVAKDVPNFTPFAQGTLLARDGDYRYAVRHAEERIVFPNPAVKPGLRAGLLVIETTRDTHASLA from the coding sequence ATGACTTCCAGCGCTGATCGCGGCGGCGACGCCGCGTGGCTCGACGATTTCCTCGCGCTGACGCTCGCGGGCGAAAAGCCGCGCGCGGAAGCGGGCGAATGCGCGGCGCGTGCGGCGGTGCGCTGGCGCTGGCTCGGCGACGGGCTGCTGCAGCTCGAGCCCGCCGACGCGGCGCTGGCGAGGCAAAGCGTGTTCGTATCGGCGGGCGTGCACGGCGACGAGACGGCGCCGATCGAGCTGCTGTCGATGCTCGTGCGCGATCTCGCGCGCGGCGCGCTGCCGCTGCGCTGTCGCCTCCTCGTCGCGCTCGGCAATCCGGGCGCGATGCGCGCGGGCGAGCGCTATCTCGACGATGACCTGAACCGGCTCTTCGGCGCTCGCCACGCGCAGCTCGCGGCGAGCCGCGAGGCGCCGCGCGCGGCGCAGCTGGAGGCGGCCACGTCGGCCTTCTTCGCGACGGCGGGCCGCGCGAGGGGCGCGCGCTGGCACATCGACATGCACACGGCGATTCGCGCGTCGGTGTTCGAGCAGTTCGCGCTGCTGCCGCACACGGGCGAGCCGCCGACGCGCACGATGTTCGAGTGGCTCGGCGAAGCGGGGATCGCCGCGGTGCTGCTGCATACGGCGAAGGGCAGCACGTTTTCGCACTTCACCGCGGCGACGTGCGGCGCGCTCGCGTGCACGCTCGAACTCGGCAAGGTGATGCCGTTCGGCGCGAACGATCTCGCGCGCTTCGCGCTCGCCGACGCGGCGGTGCGCGGCCTCGTCTCCGGCCGCCGGGACGCGCCGCGCGGGCCGCTGCCGCGCGTGTTCACGGTCGTCGACCAGATCACGAAGCAAAGCGACGCGCTCGAGCTTCTCGTCGCGAAGGACGTGCCGAACTTCACGCCGTTCGCGCAGGGCACGCTGCTCGCGCGCGACGGCGACTACCGCTACGCGGTGCGTCATGCCGAGGAGCGCATCGTGTTCCCGAATCCGGCCGTGAAGCCCGGCCTGCGAGCGGGGCTTCTCGTCATCGAGACGACGCGCGACACGCACGCGTCGCTCGCGTGA
- the gstA gene encoding glutathione transferase GstA, with protein sequence MKLYYTPGACSLAIRIALTEAGLPFEAVRVDLSKHRIAGDGGDFHAVSPRGYVPLLELDDGTRHTEAAALLQRVGDLAPAGALIPAHGTPARYEVIEWLTFVSSELHKTYSPWLFHDDTAESTRRQCLDKLDRRLNEVDAHLATREYLSASGFTVADAYLFAVANWSNFLRIPLAPYPHLVALMERIAARPKVKEALAAEGLDR encoded by the coding sequence ATGAAGCTCTATTACACGCCCGGCGCCTGTTCGCTCGCCATTCGCATCGCGCTCACGGAAGCCGGCCTGCCGTTCGAAGCCGTCAGGGTCGATCTGTCCAAACATCGGATCGCCGGCGACGGCGGCGACTTCCACGCGGTATCGCCGCGCGGCTACGTGCCGCTCCTCGAGCTCGACGACGGCACGCGCCACACCGAAGCGGCCGCGCTGCTGCAGCGCGTCGGCGATCTCGCGCCCGCCGGCGCGCTGATTCCCGCGCACGGCACGCCGGCGCGCTACGAGGTGATCGAATGGTTGACGTTCGTCAGCTCCGAGCTGCACAAGACGTACAGTCCGTGGCTCTTTCACGACGACACCGCCGAGTCGACGCGGCGTCAATGCCTCGACAAGCTCGATCGACGCCTGAACGAAGTCGACGCGCATCTCGCGACGCGCGAATATCTGAGCGCGAGCGGCTTCACGGTCGCCGACGCGTATTTGTTCGCGGTCGCGAACTGGTCGAACTTTCTGCGCATTCCGCTCGCGCCGTATCCGCATCTCGTCGCACTGATGGAGCGGATCGCCGCGCGGCCGAAGGTCAAGGAAGCGCTGGCGGCGGAAGGGCTCGACCGCTGA
- a CDS encoding ABC transporter substrate-binding protein → MKLNWRKMAVFAVATAAALEAGSAFGADLKEIRFGVEASYAPFEYKMPDGKLAGFDIDIGNAVCAKLKVKCVWVENAFDGLIPALQARKFDAINSDMTITEQRRKAIDFTDPIYTIPNQLIAKKGSGLLPTTASLKGKRIGVLQGTIQEAYAKKRWAPAGVEVVPYQTQDLAYEDLKSGRLDATFQDSEAGAKGFLSKPQGAGFAFAGDHVSDAEILGTGVGFGLRKGDAQLKNAVNQALKDLKADGTIDGFAKKYFSVPVTLK, encoded by the coding sequence ATGAAGTTGAACTGGCGGAAGATGGCCGTGTTCGCGGTCGCGACGGCCGCGGCGCTGGAGGCGGGCAGCGCGTTTGGCGCCGACCTGAAGGAAATCCGCTTCGGCGTCGAGGCGTCGTATGCGCCGTTCGAATACAAGATGCCGGACGGCAAGCTGGCGGGCTTCGACATCGACATCGGCAACGCGGTGTGCGCGAAGCTGAAGGTCAAGTGCGTGTGGGTCGAGAACGCGTTCGACGGGCTGATCCCGGCGTTGCAGGCGCGCAAGTTCGACGCGATCAACTCCGACATGACGATCACCGAGCAGCGTCGCAAGGCGATCGACTTCACCGATCCGATCTACACGATTCCGAACCAGCTGATCGCGAAGAAGGGCAGCGGCCTGCTGCCGACGACCGCGTCGCTGAAGGGCAAGCGCATCGGCGTGCTGCAGGGCACGATCCAGGAAGCGTACGCGAAGAAGCGCTGGGCGCCGGCGGGCGTCGAAGTCGTGCCGTACCAGACGCAGGATCTCGCGTACGAAGACCTGAAGTCGGGCCGCCTCGACGCGACGTTCCAGGATTCGGAAGCGGGCGCGAAGGGCTTCCTGTCGAAGCCGCAGGGCGCGGGCTTCGCGTTCGCGGGCGATCACGTGAGCGACGCCGAGATCCTCGGCACGGGCGTCGGCTTCGGTCTGCGCAAGGGCGACGCGCAGTTGAAGAACGCGGTCAATCAGGCGCTGAAGGACCTGAAGGCCGACGGCACGATCGACGGCTTCGCGAAGAAATACTTCAGCGTGCCCGTGACGCTCAAGTAA
- the cyoD gene encoding cytochrome o ubiquinol oxidase subunit IV translates to MAHTHLSHGDEAHGTIGGYIAGFVLSVLLTAASFGLVMGGVLPPRETLVSLAVLATVQIVVHLVYFLHMNTSSSQRWNVMAFSYTVLTALILIFGTVWVMHNVGMNMMSR, encoded by the coding sequence ATGGCACATACGCATCTTTCTCACGGCGATGAAGCGCACGGCACCATCGGCGGCTACATCGCGGGTTTCGTGCTGTCGGTGCTGCTGACGGCCGCGTCGTTCGGCCTCGTGATGGGCGGCGTGCTGCCGCCGCGCGAGACGCTCGTGTCGCTCGCCGTGCTCGCCACCGTGCAGATCGTCGTGCATCTCGTTTATTTCCTGCACATGAACACGTCGTCGAGTCAGCGCTGGAACGTGATGGCGTTCAGCTACACGGTGCTGACCGCGCTGATCCTGATCTTCGGCACGGTCTGGGTCATGCACAACGTCGGCATGAACATGATGTCCCGATAG
- the cyoC gene encoding cytochrome o ubiquinol oxidase subunit III → MSHNTMMLDHAASHDHPPSHSVFGFWLYLMTDCVLFAALFATFAVLGNQFAGGPTGKDLFDIPGVALETAALLLSSITYGFAMIGAHKRRRGAVFGWLAVTFVLGAAFLAMELREFSHLIAEGAGPQRSAFLSSFFTLVGTHGLHVTAGLAWMIVLAAQALRRPELTERDIRRLTCLSLFWHFLDIVWICVFSFVYLASVI, encoded by the coding sequence ATGTCGCACAACACGATGATGCTCGACCACGCGGCATCGCACGATCATCCGCCGTCGCATTCGGTGTTCGGCTTCTGGCTGTACCTGATGACCGACTGCGTGCTCTTCGCGGCGCTGTTCGCGACGTTCGCGGTGCTCGGCAATCAGTTCGCGGGCGGCCCGACCGGCAAGGACCTGTTCGACATTCCAGGCGTCGCGCTCGAGACCGCCGCGCTGCTGCTTTCCAGCATCACGTACGGCTTCGCGATGATCGGCGCGCACAAGCGGCGGCGTGGCGCGGTGTTCGGCTGGCTCGCGGTGACGTTCGTGCTCGGCGCGGCGTTCCTCGCGATGGAGCTGCGCGAGTTCTCGCACCTGATCGCCGAAGGCGCGGGGCCGCAGCGCAGCGCGTTCCTGTCGTCGTTCTTCACGCTCGTCGGCACGCACGGGCTGCACGTGACGGCCGGCCTCGCGTGGATGATCGTGCTCGCCGCGCAGGCGCTGCGCCGCCCCGAGCTGACCGAGCGGGACATCCGCAGGCTCACCTGCCTGAGCCTCTTCTGGCACTTCCTCGACATCGTCTGGATCTGCGTGTTCTCCTTTGTCTATCTTGCGAGCGTGATCTGA
- the cyoB gene encoding cytochrome o ubiquinol oxidase subunit I: MFGKLTLSAIPFDQPIVMGAAVFMALVALSVVGTLTYTKRWKWLWSEWLTSVDHKKIGVMYIIVAVLMLLRGFADAVMMRLQLALAYNGPGYLPPHHYDQIFTAHGVIMIFFMAMALLVGLFNLIVPLQIGARDVAFPFLNSLSFWMTAVAALLMNVSLIVGEFAQTGWLAYPPLSELQFSPGVGVDYYLWALQISGVGTLITAINFFVTIIRMRAPGMTLMKMPVFTWTALCSNVLIMATFPILTVALALLALDRYLGMHFFTNDAGGNAMVYLNLIWAWGHPEVYILVLPAFGIYSEVISTFSKKPLFGYKTMVYASCVIMVLAFLVWLHHFFTMGSGANVNAFFGIMTMVIAIPTGVKIFNWLFTMYRGRIEFTAPVLWTIGFMVTFTLGGMTGVMMAIPGADFVLHNSLFLIAHFHNAIIGGVVFGYLAGFHYWFPKAFGFKLDEKLGKRAFWCWFIGFYVSFVPLYVLGFMGMTRRLNHYDNPAWHPWLIVAACGVALIAIGVLHQVAQVWVAVRNRNQPAYRDTTGDPWDGRTLEWATTSPPPVYNFAVIPTVHALDELAYRKEHGLGVGAGKKIVYQDIHMPSNTGAGFIIGMFSLVLGFALVWHIWWLAIASLVGIVATVILYSAGDNDGYYIPAETVRKIEEKRTGARMPAQPAEVELEVN, encoded by the coding sequence ATGTTCGGTAAATTGACGCTTTCTGCCATCCCGTTCGATCAGCCGATCGTCATGGGCGCGGCCGTGTTCATGGCGCTCGTCGCGCTCTCGGTCGTCGGCACGCTGACCTACACGAAGCGCTGGAAATGGCTGTGGTCCGAGTGGCTCACGTCGGTCGACCACAAGAAGATCGGTGTGATGTACATCATCGTCGCGGTACTGATGCTGCTGCGCGGATTCGCCGACGCCGTGATGATGCGCCTGCAGCTCGCGCTCGCATACAACGGCCCGGGCTACCTGCCGCCGCATCATTACGATCAGATCTTCACCGCGCACGGCGTCATCATGATCTTCTTCATGGCGATGGCGCTCCTCGTCGGGCTCTTCAACCTGATCGTGCCGTTGCAGATCGGCGCGCGCGACGTCGCGTTCCCGTTCCTCAATTCGCTGAGCTTCTGGATGACGGCCGTCGCCGCGCTGCTGATGAACGTCTCGCTCATCGTCGGCGAATTCGCGCAAACAGGCTGGCTCGCGTATCCGCCGCTGTCGGAGCTGCAGTTCAGTCCGGGCGTCGGCGTCGATTACTACTTGTGGGCGTTGCAGATATCCGGCGTCGGCACGCTGATCACCGCGATCAACTTCTTCGTGACGATCATCCGGATGCGCGCGCCCGGCATGACGCTGATGAAGATGCCCGTGTTCACGTGGACCGCGCTCTGCTCGAACGTCCTCATCATGGCGACGTTCCCGATCCTGACGGTCGCGCTCGCCCTCCTCGCGCTCGACCGCTACCTCGGCATGCACTTCTTCACGAACGACGCCGGCGGCAACGCGATGGTCTACCTGAACCTGATTTGGGCGTGGGGCCATCCCGAGGTGTACATCCTCGTGCTGCCCGCGTTCGGCATCTATTCGGAAGTGATCTCGACGTTCTCGAAGAAGCCGCTCTTCGGCTACAAGACGATGGTCTACGCGTCGTGCGTGATCATGGTGCTCGCGTTCCTCGTGTGGCTGCACCACTTCTTCACGATGGGCTCGGGCGCGAACGTGAACGCGTTCTTCGGGATCATGACGATGGTGATCGCGATTCCGACCGGCGTGAAGATCTTCAACTGGCTGTTTACGATGTACCGCGGCCGCATCGAGTTCACCGCGCCCGTGCTGTGGACGATCGGCTTCATGGTGACGTTCACGCTCGGCGGGATGACGGGCGTGATGATGGCGATCCCCGGCGCGGACTTCGTGCTGCACAACAGCCTGTTCCTGATCGCGCACTTCCACAACGCGATCATCGGCGGCGTCGTGTTCGGCTATCTCGCGGGCTTCCATTACTGGTTCCCGAAGGCGTTCGGCTTCAAGCTCGACGAGAAGCTCGGCAAGCGCGCGTTCTGGTGCTGGTTCATCGGCTTCTACGTGTCGTTCGTGCCGCTTTACGTGCTCGGCTTCATGGGCATGACGCGCCGCCTGAATCATTACGACAACCCCGCATGGCATCCGTGGCTCATCGTCGCCGCGTGCGGCGTCGCGTTGATCGCGATCGGCGTGCTGCATCAGGTCGCGCAGGTGTGGGTCGCGGTACGCAACCGCAACCAGCCCGCCTACCGCGACACGACGGGCGACCCGTGGGACGGCCGCACGCTCGAATGGGCGACGACGTCGCCGCCGCCCGTCTACAACTTCGCGGTGATCCCGACCGTGCACGCGCTCGACGAGCTCGCGTACCGCAAGGAACATGGCCTCGGTGTCGGCGCCGGCAAGAAGATCGTCTATCAGGACATCCACATGCCGTCGAACACGGGTGCGGGCTTCATCATCGGCATGTTCAGCCTCGTGCTCGGCTTCGCGCTCGTGTGGCACATCTGGTGGCTCGCGATCGCGTCGCTCGTCGGCATCGTCGCGACGGTGATCCTGTATAGCGCGGGCGACAACGACGGCTATTACATTCCGGCCGAAACGGTCCGCAAGATCGAGGAAAAGCGCACCGGCGCGCGCATGCCGGCGCAGCCGGCCGAAGTCGAACTGGAGGTCAACTGA